Proteins encoded within one genomic window of Ammonifex degensii KC4:
- a CDS encoding 4Fe-4S dicluster domain-containing protein has protein sequence MKGVLVDITRCVGCGSCVVACKLYNNLPWSNAPHLGKDAVLTADNWTVVKEFTASRGKESVWRFVKEQCFHCLEPACASACFASAFRKTPEGPVIYNERVCVGCRYCMIACPFSIPKYEWQARFPRVQKCQMCFYRVKDGEMPACVTVCPAGALKFGDRDALLKEAKERIAQNPGRYVNHVYGEKEYGGTCWLYLSDVPFAELGFRTHVSTESIPHWSERVTKWTLPVAGGWAAVLTALYLATRGSGGAEKSH, from the coding sequence ATGAAGGGAGTTCTGGTAGACATAACCCGCTGTGTAGGCTGCGGCAGTTGCGTGGTGGCCTGCAAGCTTTACAATAACCTTCCCTGGTCCAACGCGCCTCACCTGGGGAAGGATGCGGTCCTGACGGCCGACAACTGGACGGTGGTGAAGGAGTTCACCGCCTCCAGGGGGAAGGAGTCGGTCTGGCGGTTCGTCAAAGAGCAGTGCTTTCACTGCCTGGAGCCAGCCTGTGCTTCCGCCTGCTTTGCCTCGGCCTTCCGCAAGACGCCAGAGGGGCCGGTGATCTACAACGAGCGGGTCTGCGTGGGCTGCCGCTACTGCATGATCGCCTGTCCCTTCAGCATACCCAAGTACGAGTGGCAGGCTCGCTTCCCCCGGGTGCAAAAGTGCCAGATGTGCTTCTACCGGGTGAAGGACGGCGAGATGCCGGCCTGCGTGACCGTGTGTCCTGCCGGGGCGTTGAAGTTCGGTGACCGGGACGCGCTTTTGAAGGAGGCCAAGGAGCGCATAGCCCAAAACCCCGGCCGGTACGTGAACCACGTGTACGGCGAGAAAGAGTACGGCGGCACCTGCTGGCTTTACTTGAGTGATGTGCCTTTTGCGGAGCTCGGCTTCCGGACCCACGTGTCCACCGAGTCCATCCCCCACTGGAGCGAACGGGTGACCAAGTGGACGCTGCCGGTGGCCGGGGGCTGGGCGGCCGTGCTCACCGCCCTTTATCTGGCCACCAGGGGCTCCGGTGGGGCGGAGAAGAGCCATTAG